Genomic window (Candidatus Hydrogenedentota bacterium):
GCTTATTCGTCGTGGGTACACCTTCGTTTGAACTGGAGTTACGACAAGCCGGTTTCGAACTCGCCGATTCAAATCCCGACGCCGTCGTACTTGGGTTCGACAACACGCTGACATACGCAAAGCTCGAACGCGCCTGTCTCCTGCTTCGGCAGGGCCTCCCCTTCTATGCGACCAACCCGGACAAGGTTTGCCCCACCGAGTACGGATACATCCCTGACTGCGGATCGATCGCGGCCTTGTTGCACGAGGCGGCGCAGCGCACCCCCGAATTCATAGGCAAGCCGAATCCCGCGATGGTCCGCATGGGCATGGCGAAGATCGGCGCAACGCCGGGGGCGACCGCGATGGTCGGCGATCGCCTCTACACCGATATGCAGATGGCCTACAACGCAGGCACGACGTCCATCCTGGTCCTGAGCGGCGAAACCGCGAGAAAGGACCTCGACGGCGCCGGCCGCACGCCAGATTTCGTCTTCGAGTCCGTGCAGGAATTGCACGCGGCGCTCGACCCGACCGAGGGCTAGCCCAGCCGCCTTCGTGCTCGTGCTCTTGCTCGTCGATCGGAACGTTCGAGCCCCGAAATTCGGGTACGAGTGAAGATGCGGGAGCACGGGCACGGACCCCCGCCTGGGTAGCGCAAAAAATCGGATAAAGACGCTATTTTCGGTTGTGCTTAACCCCCCAATTTTGCTATACTTGTGCAGTTAGTGGGAGCTCACCGGCATGTCCGACCAAGACGACGACAGCGCGAAGTCTGTTCCTGCCCCGGACGAATCCGCTCAAGATAAGGTAAACCGAATGTCCGCAAAGAGTTACGACGCAGGTTCCATCCAAGTTCTCGAAGGGTTGTCCGCCGTACGCATGCGCCCGGCAATGTACATCGGCGACACCGGCACCCGTGGCCTTCACCACCTCGTTTACGAGGCCGTCGACAACAGCATCGACGAGGCCCTCGCGGGGTACTGCACCAAAGTACATGTTAAGATACATATCGATAACAGCATTTCCGTCATCGACGACGGCCGCGGCATCCCCGTCGACAAGCACCCGAAATTCAAAAACAAGACCGCGCTCGAGGTCGTCATGACCATGCTCCACGCAGGCGGCAAGTTCGACAACGACTCGTACAAGGTGTCCGGCGGTCTGCACGGCGTGGGTATCTCCTGTGTGAACGCCCTATCCGAGTGGCTCGAAGTCGAAGTCAAGCGCGACGGCCAAATCCATTTCATGTCGTTTAAGCGTGGCGCGCCCGCCGGCCCGATCGAAGTGCGCGGGAAAGCCAAGACAACGGGCACGACAGTGACGTTCAAGCCGGACCCTGAAATCTTCGAAGACCTCGTGTATAACGCGGCCACGCTGATAAGCCGGCTGCGCGAACTCGCGTTCCTGAACAAGAACGTGAAAATTGTCTTCGAGGACGAGCGCAACGACGCCGAGCCCACCGTGATGCAGTATAGGGGCGGCATCAGCGAGTTTGTCGAATACCTGAACGAAAACAAGGACCCCCTGAGCCGCAAGCCGGTATATCTCGAGGCAGAGAAAGACCGTGTGCAGGTCGAGGTCGCGCTGCAATACACGACCTCGTACAACGAGACGATTTCGAGCTTCGCCAACAACATCAACACGCACGAGGGCGGCACCCACCTCTCCGGGTTCAAGACGGCGCTGACGAAAGCGATCAACGATTACGCCAAGCGAAACAACCTGCTAAAAAAGGCCGACACGCAAATCTCCGGCGACGACGTGCGCGAAGGCCTCACGGCGATCATCTCCGTGCGAATTCCGAATCCGCAGTTCGAAGGCCAGACGAAGATGAAGCTCGGCAACAGCGAGGTGCAGGGCATCGTCAACTCGCTGGTGTACGAGGGGCTGCAGACCCACTTCGAAGAAAACCCCACGATGGCCAACCGCATCGTGAACAAAGCCATGGAAGCGGCCCGCGTGCGCGAAGCGGCGCGCAAAGCCAAAGACC
Coding sequences:
- a CDS encoding HAD-IIA family hydrolase — encoded protein: MKRLRYFLLDLDGTIYLGKNPLPGAAEFIRFLVESGRPHLFFTNNSSRSAREYAEKLTTMGIPSTPDDVLSSGEATARYLLSETPHRRLFVVGTPSFELELRQAGFELADSNPDAVVLGFDNTLTYAKLERACLLLRQGLPFYATNPDKVCPTEYGYIPDCGSIAALLHEAAQRTPEFIGKPNPAMVRMGMAKIGATPGATAMVGDRLYTDMQMAYNAGTTSILVLSGETARKDLDGAGRTPDFVFESVQELHAALDPTEG
- the gyrB gene encoding DNA topoisomerase (ATP-hydrolyzing) subunit B gives rise to the protein MSDQDDDSAKSVPAPDESAQDKVNRMSAKSYDAGSIQVLEGLSAVRMRPAMYIGDTGTRGLHHLVYEAVDNSIDEALAGYCTKVHVKIHIDNSISVIDDGRGIPVDKHPKFKNKTALEVVMTMLHAGGKFDNDSYKVSGGLHGVGISCVNALSEWLEVEVKRDGQIHFMSFKRGAPAGPIEVRGKAKTTGTTVTFKPDPEIFEDLVYNAATLISRLRELAFLNKNVKIVFEDERNDAEPTVMQYRGGISEFVEYLNENKDPLSRKPVYLEAEKDRVQVEVALQYTTSYNETISSFANNINTHEGGTHLSGFKTALTKAINDYAKRNNLLKKADTQISGDDVREGLTAIISVRIPNPQFEGQTKMKLGNSEVQGIVNSLVYEGLQTHFEENPTMANRIVNKAMEAARVREAARKAKDLARRKGALDSFALPGKLADCSEKDPALCEIYIVEGDSAGGSAKQGRDRKFQAILPIRGKILNVEKARADKMLNNEEIRAIITALGTGIGHDDFKIEKLRYHKVIIMTDADVDGAHIRTLLLTFFFRQMPELIKRGHLYIAQPPLFLVKKGKKSRYLSTEDDMEKFLFEAVLDSTNVTSQNGGDKRSKLQLKTLLRGLQAAQERERMFHRLQRVFGAPRESVIQALALPREKRIDPGKLSGSELVKLFPGLDIINSRSEQMELVEGNGALPKAKRKDNQVDLAFFQSHDFSVLMSHDEPIAALGNAPFRIENNEGEAQFETEDPLELRQHLLEMGRKGLEIQRYKGLGEMNPEQLHETTMSPEKRTVLRVDAEDEMAADKMFVTLMGDLVEPRKEFIEKHALDVRNLDI